Proteins encoded in a region of the Cupriavidus pauculus genome:
- a CDS encoding ABC transporter permease — MTQPLLELRAVSRAYETVSDRAGKAAGARTMALQPLDLDIHAGEMLAIVGRSGSGKTTLLNLLGCLDRPTEGTYRIGGRDTRRLDADALAALRRDTFGFVFQRYDLLPALTALENVEMPAIYAGIRADVRRKRACQLLRRLGLGQRLAHLPSQLSGGQQQRVSIARALINGGSVILADEPTGALDRASHEEVLRHLRALHREGHTIVIVTHDPDVAAVAERVVELCDGRVIADRRVAPGPALAARTDGPARNGTMAPVRGESLISLARLRVSLAMAWRAMTSHRLRAALTMLGIVMGIAAVILVTGLGEGAKRRVIDDLRALGAHTVDIFPGKDWNDDDAAGRRVLGETDLPLLAMQPYVDSVSPVVAGSATARRGSRSVRVTLSGVGARFFRASGATMASGTAFSASDVFRQAQVIVIDDTLARRLFGKDRDPVGETVLVDQVPCRVIGVARTRKALFAPEPAPEAWLPYTTQMYRFQARDYFDAIKVRLKPGQGAWPPRDLERILTKLHGRKDFFIMVSDHFVKKVEAIAGTLTLLVSAVALISLVVGGVGVMNIMLVAVSERTREIGIRMAVGARRADIRQQFLIEAVLLCLTGALAGVAFAWCIGMLIGRLQNEISMVFSPWAVAGACATAIAVGVGFGYVPARNASRLVPVVALARG, encoded by the coding sequence GTGACACAGCCGTTGCTGGAACTGCGCGCGGTGTCGCGCGCCTACGAGACCGTGTCGGACCGCGCGGGCAAGGCGGCCGGCGCGCGGACGATGGCGCTGCAGCCGCTCGACCTCGATATCCACGCGGGCGAGATGCTGGCCATCGTCGGCCGGTCCGGATCGGGCAAGACCACGCTGCTCAATCTGCTCGGCTGCCTCGATCGGCCGACCGAAGGCACCTACCGGATCGGCGGACGCGATACGCGCCGGCTCGATGCCGACGCGCTGGCCGCATTGCGCCGCGACACGTTCGGGTTCGTGTTCCAGCGTTACGACCTGCTGCCGGCGCTGACCGCGCTGGAAAATGTCGAGATGCCGGCGATCTATGCGGGCATCCGGGCCGACGTGCGTCGCAAGCGCGCCTGTCAGCTGCTCAGGCGCCTGGGCCTCGGGCAGCGCCTTGCGCATCTGCCGTCGCAGCTGTCGGGCGGGCAGCAGCAACGCGTCAGCATCGCGCGCGCGCTGATCAATGGCGGCTCGGTGATCCTGGCCGACGAGCCGACCGGCGCGCTCGATCGCGCGAGCCACGAGGAGGTGCTCAGGCATCTGCGAGCGTTGCATCGGGAAGGCCATACGATCGTCATCGTGACGCATGACCCCGACGTGGCGGCCGTGGCGGAACGCGTGGTCGAGCTCTGCGACGGCCGCGTGATTGCCGACCGGCGCGTGGCGCCGGGCCCCGCGCTGGCGGCACGCACGGACGGCCCCGCGCGAAACGGCACGATGGCGCCGGTACGCGGGGAATCGCTCATCTCGCTCGCGCGCCTGCGCGTATCGCTGGCCATGGCATGGCGCGCCATGACCAGCCATCGGCTGCGCGCCGCGTTGACGATGCTGGGCATCGTCATGGGCATCGCGGCCGTGATTCTCGTCACCGGCCTCGGCGAAGGCGCCAAGCGGCGCGTGATCGACGACCTGCGCGCACTGGGCGCCCATACCGTCGATATCTTTCCGGGCAAGGACTGGAACGACGACGACGCGGCGGGACGCCGGGTGCTGGGCGAGACCGACCTGCCATTGCTGGCGATGCAGCCCTATGTCGATAGCGTCAGCCCGGTCGTGGCCGGTTCGGCGACGGCGCGCCGCGGCAGCCGGTCCGTGCGCGTGACGCTGAGCGGCGTGGGTGCGCGGTTCTTCCGTGCCTCCGGGGCAACGATGGCGTCCGGCACCGCGTTCTCCGCCAGCGACGTATTCCGGCAGGCGCAGGTCATCGTCATCGACGACACGCTCGCGCGGCGCCTGTTCGGCAAGGATCGCGATCCGGTCGGCGAAACCGTGCTCGTCGATCAGGTGCCGTGCCGCGTGATCGGCGTGGCGCGAACGCGGAAGGCGCTGTTCGCCCCCGAACCCGCGCCCGAGGCGTGGCTGCCGTACACGACGCAGATGTACCGGTTTCAGGCGCGCGACTACTTCGATGCGATCAAGGTCCGGCTCAAGCCCGGGCAGGGCGCGTGGCCGCCGCGCGATCTGGAACGCATCCTCACCAAGCTGCACGGCCGCAAGGATTTCTTCATCATGGTCAGCGACCACTTCGTCAAGAAGGTGGAGGCGATCGCCGGCACGCTGACGCTGCTGGTATCGGCGGTGGCGCTGATCTCGCTGGTCGTCGGCGGCGTGGGCGTCATGAACATCATGCTGGTGGCCGTGAGCGAGCGCACGCGCGAGATCGGTATCCGCATGGCGGTCGGCGCGCGGCGCGCCGACATCCGCCAGCAATTCCTGATCGAGGCCGTGCTGCTGTGCCTGACCGGGGCGCTGGCGGGCGTGGCGTTCGCCTGGTGCATCGGCATGCTGATCGGGCGCCTGCAGAACGAGATCTCGATGGTGTTCTCGCCCTGGGCGGTGGCCGGGGCCTGCGCCACCGCAATTGCCGTTGGCGTGGGATTTGGCTACGTGCCCGCGCGCAATGCGTCGCGGCTGGTGCCGGTCGTGGCGCTCGCGAGGGGATAA
- a CDS encoding efflux transporter outer membrane subunit: MRRSARPLRLVALALAMACTACGSLLRTPYETPASTLPPAWDAPVPAGATQMRPDARWWRAFGDARLDALIEQALERNADLALAGLRMYRARLEAGAEDARGMPSLDLRTGASTKRNLKHGGSSVRGYEAGLALSYDVDLWGKLARTQEAAAWRAAASAFDLQATKLALVGEVSTLYWSIAELNTRIALAQADLADAERVLSLTRARRQAGAGSAIELALAERDTAATSAALERHLRQRDTQRLTLGKLLSAPVAAEAAAAYTLPSADLPELAPGLPATALARRPDVAAAETRMRATLNLYDASIADFYPKLTLTADATGRSSDLGQLFSNPFGTLGGGLMMPLLKWQALQMASDIARVNHDESVTTYQKTLYAALVEVNEAMVERESLGREAGEVRAALDAATRAEALSMARYVAGKGTLRAALDDGRARREASAAALTTRVNQLRAQMTLFRALGGTEEMTDPPAAAG, encoded by the coding sequence ATGCGGCGTTCGGCCCGGCCGCTCAGGCTCGTCGCGCTAGCCCTTGCCATGGCCTGTACGGCCTGTGGGAGTCTGCTGCGCACTCCGTATGAAACGCCTGCATCCACGCTGCCGCCGGCATGGGACGCGCCCGTGCCGGCCGGCGCGACGCAGATGCGCCCCGACGCACGCTGGTGGCGCGCATTCGGCGACGCGCGGCTCGATGCCCTGATCGAGCAGGCACTCGAGCGCAATGCGGATCTGGCGCTCGCCGGCCTGCGCATGTACCGCGCGCGGCTCGAAGCGGGCGCCGAGGACGCGCGCGGCATGCCCTCGCTGGACCTGCGCACCGGCGCGAGCACCAAGCGCAACCTGAAGCACGGCGGCTCGAGCGTGCGTGGCTACGAGGCCGGACTCGCGCTCAGCTACGACGTGGACCTGTGGGGAAAACTGGCGCGCACGCAGGAGGCCGCCGCATGGCGCGCGGCGGCGAGTGCCTTCGATCTGCAGGCGACGAAGCTCGCGCTCGTCGGCGAGGTGTCCACGCTGTACTGGAGCATCGCCGAGCTCAACACGCGCATCGCGCTGGCGCAGGCCGACCTCGCGGACGCGGAGCGGGTGCTCTCGCTGACGCGCGCGCGCAGGCAGGCAGGGGCGGGGAGCGCGATCGAACTCGCGCTGGCGGAGCGCGATACGGCGGCGACATCGGCGGCGCTGGAGCGCCATCTGCGGCAACGCGATACGCAGCGCCTGACGCTGGGCAAGCTGCTGTCGGCACCCGTGGCGGCCGAGGCCGCCGCGGCCTATACCCTGCCGAGCGCCGATCTGCCCGAACTGGCGCCAGGGCTGCCGGCCACGGCGCTCGCGCGGCGGCCGGACGTGGCCGCCGCCGAGACCCGCATGCGCGCGACGCTCAATCTCTACGATGCGAGCATCGCCGATTTCTACCCGAAACTGACGCTGACCGCCGATGCCACGGGCCGCAGCAGCGACCTCGGTCAGCTGTTCTCGAATCCGTTCGGAACGCTCGGAGGCGGCCTGATGATGCCGCTGCTCAAATGGCAGGCATTGCAGATGGCGTCCGATATCGCGCGCGTGAACCACGACGAGAGCGTGACGACGTACCAGAAGACGCTGTACGCGGCGCTCGTGGAGGTGAACGAGGCAATGGTGGAGCGCGAGAGCCTGGGGCGCGAGGCGGGGGAGGTGCGTGCCGCGCTGGACGCGGCCACGCGCGCGGAAGCGCTGAGCATGGCGCGTTATGTGGCGGGCAAGGGAACGTTGCGCGCGGCGCTCGACGATGGGCGTGCGCGCCGCGAGGCGAGCGCCGCGGCGCTGACCACGCGCGTGAACCAGCTACGCGCGCAGATGACGCTGTTCCGCGCGTTGGGGGGCACGGAGGAGATGACGGATCCGCCGGCCGCCGCCGGCTGA
- a CDS encoding M3 family metallopeptidase, with the protein MEKDVTSLQDNPLADFTDLPRFAEIRPEHIGPALDVLLAQAQAAVDRAEDPATPATWRDAVEALEAATEPLGRAWGVVGHLSAVADTPELRKAHADNLPRMTEFWSSLGQSLALYDKYKAVAAGPEFAGLSPARKQLLENELRGFRLGGAELAEDRKPRFAQIQEEQAQLSKAFSDHVLDATNAYGLFVEDESRLAGIPEDAKEAAAMAAQKDGKPGWKFTLHFPSYFPVLQYADDRALRQTMYEASVTRASELGAKYGSGKDEWDNTANMRDQLALRREEAQMLGYANYGEVSLVPKMAESPADVLRFLDELGVKARPYAEKDWAELRAFAASELGLNTIEPWDVAYASEKLRQQRYAFSEHEVKQYFPEQKVLEGLFGVIEKLFTVRIEPDQAQTWHKDVRFFRVVNPQGALLAQFYVDLYAREGKRGGAWMDDARGRKERDNGTVQTPVAYLTCNFSAPVGDKPALFTHDEVITLFHEFGHGLHHMLTQVGDLGVSGINGVEWDAVELPSQFMENFCWEYEVLSGMTQHVETGEPLPRALFDRMLAAKNFQNGMMTLRQIVYSSFDMHLHTDFDPQGGKTVLELSREINNRVHVVPQHPLSRWPNTFSHIFAGGYAAGYYSYKWAEVLSADVYAAFEEAAQLSGSVLDGETGRRYHREILSVGGSRPAMESFVAFRGRAPQIDALLRHGGMAEGVSA; encoded by the coding sequence ATGGAAAAAGACGTCACCTCCCTGCAAGACAATCCCCTGGCCGACTTCACCGACCTGCCGCGGTTCGCCGAGATCCGCCCCGAGCACATCGGACCCGCGCTGGACGTGCTGCTCGCGCAGGCCCAGGCCGCCGTGGATCGCGCCGAAGACCCCGCCACGCCCGCCACATGGCGCGATGCCGTGGAGGCGCTGGAAGCCGCGACCGAACCCCTCGGCCGCGCCTGGGGCGTCGTCGGACACCTGAGCGCCGTCGCGGACACCCCGGAACTGCGCAAGGCGCATGCCGACAACCTGCCGCGCATGACCGAGTTCTGGTCGTCGCTGGGCCAGAGCCTCGCGCTGTACGACAAGTACAAGGCCGTGGCCGCCGGCCCCGAATTCGCGGGCCTGAGCCCCGCGCGCAAGCAGTTGCTCGAGAACGAGCTGCGCGGCTTCCGCCTGGGCGGCGCCGAGCTGGCGGAGGACCGCAAGCCCCGCTTCGCGCAGATCCAGGAAGAACAGGCCCAGTTGTCCAAGGCCTTTTCGGACCACGTGCTGGACGCGACCAATGCCTACGGCCTGTTCGTCGAGGACGAATCGCGCCTGGCCGGCATTCCCGAGGACGCGAAGGAAGCCGCGGCCATGGCCGCGCAGAAGGACGGCAAACCCGGCTGGAAGTTCACGCTGCATTTCCCCTCGTACTTCCCCGTGCTCCAGTACGCGGACGACCGCGCGCTGCGCCAGACCATGTACGAAGCCAGCGTCACGCGCGCGTCCGAGCTGGGCGCGAAGTACGGCAGCGGCAAGGACGAGTGGGACAACACCGCGAACATGCGCGACCAGCTTGCGCTGCGCCGCGAAGAAGCGCAGATGCTCGGCTACGCCAACTATGGCGAGGTCTCCCTCGTGCCGAAGATGGCCGAATCGCCGGCCGACGTGCTGCGCTTCCTCGACGAACTCGGCGTCAAGGCCCGCCCGTACGCCGAGAAGGACTGGGCGGAACTGCGCGCGTTCGCGGCCAGCGAGCTCGGCCTGAACACGATCGAGCCGTGGGACGTGGCCTATGCCTCCGAAAAGCTGCGCCAGCAGCGTTATGCGTTCTCGGAGCACGAGGTCAAGCAGTACTTCCCGGAGCAGAAGGTGCTCGAGGGCCTGTTCGGCGTGATCGAGAAACTGTTCACGGTCCGGATCGAACCCGATCAGGCGCAAACCTGGCACAAGGACGTGCGTTTCTTCCGCGTGGTCAATCCGCAGGGCGCGCTGCTCGCGCAGTTCTACGTCGACCTGTACGCGCGCGAAGGCAAGCGTGGCGGCGCGTGGATGGACGACGCGCGCGGCCGCAAGGAGCGCGACAACGGCACCGTGCAGACGCCCGTGGCCTACCTGACCTGCAATTTCTCCGCGCCGGTCGGCGACAAGCCCGCGCTGTTCACGCACGATGAAGTCATCACGCTGTTCCACGAGTTCGGGCACGGCCTGCACCACATGCTGACGCAGGTGGGCGACCTCGGCGTGTCGGGCATCAACGGCGTGGAATGGGATGCCGTGGAACTGCCGTCGCAGTTCATGGAAAACTTCTGCTGGGAGTACGAAGTACTGTCCGGCATGACCCAGCATGTCGAGACGGGCGAGCCGCTGCCGCGCGCGCTGTTCGATCGCATGCTCGCGGCCAAGAACTTCCAGAACGGCATGATGACGCTGCGCCAGATCGTGTACTCGTCGTTCGACATGCATCTGCACACCGACTTCGACCCGCAGGGCGGCAAGACGGTGCTGGAGCTGTCGCGCGAGATCAACAACCGCGTGCACGTGGTGCCGCAGCATCCGCTGTCGCGCTGGCCGAACACGTTCAGCCATATCTTCGCGGGCGGCTACGCGGCGGGCTATTACAGCTACAAGTGGGCGGAAGTGCTGTCCGCGGACGTCTATGCGGCGTTCGAGGAAGCGGCGCAGCTGTCCGGCAGCGTGCTCGACGGCGAAACGGGCCGGCGCTACCACCGCGAGATCCTGTCCGTGGGCGGCAGCCGCCCGGCGATGGAATCGTTCGTCGCGTTCCGGGGCCGCGCGCCGCAGATCGACGCGCTGCTGCGTCACGGTGGCATGGCCGAGGGCGTCTCCGCGTAA
- a CDS encoding efflux RND transporter periplasmic adaptor subunit has translation MMRAFCRPALGRAWPVIVTVAVLAVAAVAGAFVWHRLSAAAAPMPLVAATRGDIEETVLATGTIVPMRQVNVGAQVSGQLKTLAVRVGDRVERGQLLAEIDPVLQQNELKRAEAALTHAEAQRTAQLAQLRQHRLAWKRELAMRQTDANTEADLDAARAQAEASAANVAALEATVRQARVAVESAAASLAYTRIVAPMDGQVISVTAEVGQTLVAVQSAPTILVLADLDEMLVKARISEADVVRVRTGQSGWFSILGAPLRRVPVVLRSISPAPPGGDAPLAIGQGGAIYYHGEFLVANGDHALKPSMTAQVSIVTGRAAGAVRVPAAAVNGPDEQGRHTVQVARRGADGRLAGWETREVEIGLSDHVWVQILRGVEEGEAVMVEPQAGGQAEARAEMRAETPTEAPIEARAEVRAGMRAEMQAEVRAEARAETRAETRADVRAGMRAETRAGMRAEARAEMRAGMQSDVRAGVRTETRTEMRAGMQSDVRAGMRADMRGEMRAGTRADVRGEMRAGMQADVRAGTRAEARTEMRAGVRADVRADVRAGMPADVRGEMRAGMRAETRAETRAEMQADVRAEMRVDVWDEMRADVWDEMRADVWDEMRADVRADVRDEMRAGMWAEVRGAARGGVWAEAQAEARGGARPDVWGGMPREQA, from the coding sequence ATGATGCGAGCCTTCTGTCGGCCGGCGCTGGGCCGCGCATGGCCCGTCATCGTGACGGTCGCGGTTCTTGCGGTCGCTGCCGTGGCCGGAGCCTTCGTCTGGCACAGGCTGTCGGCCGCCGCGGCGCCCATGCCCTTGGTGGCTGCCACGCGCGGCGATATCGAGGAAACGGTGCTGGCCACTGGGACCATCGTGCCGATGCGGCAGGTCAATGTGGGGGCGCAGGTCAGCGGCCAGCTCAAGACGCTGGCCGTGCGCGTGGGCGATCGCGTCGAACGGGGCCAGTTGCTGGCCGAGATCGATCCCGTGCTGCAGCAGAACGAACTGAAGCGGGCCGAGGCTGCGCTCACGCACGCGGAGGCGCAGCGGACCGCGCAGCTGGCGCAGCTGCGCCAGCATCGGCTGGCATGGAAGCGCGAGCTCGCGATGCGGCAGACCGATGCCAATACCGAGGCCGATCTCGATGCGGCCCGCGCGCAGGCCGAGGCCAGCGCGGCGAACGTGGCGGCGCTCGAGGCCACGGTACGGCAGGCGCGCGTGGCCGTGGAGTCGGCGGCGGCCAGCCTGGCTTATACGCGCATCGTCGCGCCGATGGATGGACAGGTCATTTCGGTCACCGCCGAGGTGGGGCAGACGCTCGTGGCGGTGCAGTCGGCGCCGACCATCCTTGTGCTGGCCGATCTGGACGAGATGCTCGTCAAGGCGCGGATCTCGGAGGCGGACGTGGTGCGGGTGCGTACGGGGCAGAGTGGATGGTTCTCGATTCTGGGGGCGCCGCTGCGCAGGGTTCCGGTCGTGTTGCGGAGCATTTCGCCGGCACCGCCGGGCGGGGATGCGCCACTCGCGATTGGGCAAGGGGGCGCGATCTATTATCACGGCGAGTTTCTGGTGGCCAACGGGGATCATGCGCTGAAGCCATCGATGACGGCCCAGGTGTCCATCGTCACGGGCCGCGCGGCCGGCGCGGTGCGCGTGCCGGCGGCCGCGGTGAACGGTCCGGACGAGCAGGGGCGGCATACGGTGCAGGTGGCGCGGCGGGGCGCGGACGGCAGGCTCGCGGGATGGGAGACCCGCGAGGTGGAGATCGGGTTGAGCGATCACGTCTGGGTGCAGATTCTTCGCGGCGTGGAGGAGGGGGAGGCCGTGATGGTGGAGCCGCAGGCGGGGGGGCAGGCCGAGGCGCGGGCCGAGATGCGGGCCGAGACGCCGACCGAGGCGCCGATCGAGGCGCGAGCCGAGGTGCGGGCTGGCATGCGGGCCGAGATGCAGGCCGAAGTGCGGGCCGAGGCGCGGGCTGAGACGCGGGCTGAGACGCGGGCCGATGTGCGGGCCGGGATGCGAGCCGAGACACGGGCCGGGATGCGGGCCGAGGCGCGAGCCGAGATGCGGGCCGGGATGCAGTCCGATGTGCGGGCCGGAGTGCGGACCGAGACGCGGACCGAGATGCGGGCCGGGATGCAGTCCGATGTGCGGGCCGGGATGCGGGCCGACATGCGGGGCGAGATGCGGGCCGGGACGCGGGCCGACGTGCGGGGCGAGATGCGGGCCGGGATGCAGGCCGATGTGCGAGCCGGGACGCGGGCCGAGGCGCGGACCGAGATGCGGGCGGGAGTGCGGGCCGATGTGCGGGCCGATGTGCGGGCCGGGATGCCGGCCGACGTGCGGGGCGAGATGCGGGCTGGCATGCGGGCCGAGACGCGAGCCGAGACGCGAGCCGAGATGCAGGCCGATGTGCGGGCCGAGATGCGGGTCGACGTGTGGGACGAAATGCGGGCGGACGTGTGGGACGAAATGCGGGCCGACGTGTGGGACGAAATGCGGGCGGACGTGCGGGCCGACGTGCGGGACGAAATGCGGGCCGGGATGTGGGCCGAGGTGCGGGGCGCAGCTCGGGGCGGAGTGTGGGCTGAAGCGCAGGCTGAAGCGCGGGGCGGAGCGCGGCCGGACGTGTGGGGCGGGATGCCGCGGGAGCAGGCGTGA
- the folD gene encoding bifunctional methylenetetrahydrofolate dehydrogenase/methenyltetrahydrofolate cyclohydrolase FolD — protein MSAQLIDGNALAKHIRTEAAQRAARLTERGHQPGLAVVLVGEDPASQVYVRNKVKACEDNGFHSSLDRYPADLSEADLLARIDALNRDPKIHGILVQLPLPKHIDSHKVLEAIAPEKDVDGFHVANAGALMTGAPLFRPCTPYGCMKMLESVQYPLRGARAVVIGASNIVGKPMAMLLLQAGATVTICNSKTRDLAAHTRDADVVVAAVGRRNILTADMVKPGAVVIDVGMNRDDAGKLCGDVDFAGVREVAGYITPVPGGVGPMTITMLLVNTLEAAERVADAARA, from the coding sequence ATGTCCGCTCAACTGATCGACGGCAACGCCCTTGCCAAACACATCCGAACCGAAGCCGCCCAGCGCGCCGCCCGCCTGACCGAACGCGGTCACCAGCCCGGCCTCGCCGTGGTACTGGTCGGCGAGGACCCGGCCAGCCAGGTCTACGTGCGCAACAAGGTGAAGGCCTGCGAGGACAACGGTTTCCACTCGTCGCTGGACCGGTATCCGGCCGACCTCTCGGAAGCCGACCTGCTCGCGCGCATCGACGCGCTGAACCGCGACCCGAAGATCCACGGCATCCTGGTCCAGCTGCCGCTGCCGAAGCACATCGACAGCCACAAGGTCCTCGAGGCCATCGCCCCCGAGAAGGACGTCGATGGCTTCCACGTCGCCAACGCGGGCGCGCTGATGACCGGCGCCCCGCTGTTCCGCCCGTGCACGCCCTATGGCTGCATGAAGATGCTCGAGTCCGTTCAGTACCCGCTGCGCGGCGCGCGCGCGGTCGTGATCGGCGCGTCGAACATCGTCGGCAAGCCGATGGCCATGCTGCTGCTGCAGGCCGGCGCCACGGTGACCATCTGCAACAGCAAGACGCGCGATCTGGCCGCGCACACGCGCGATGCCGACGTGGTCGTGGCCGCCGTGGGCCGTCGCAATATCCTGACTGCGGACATGGTGAAGCCGGGCGCGGTCGTGATCGATGTGGGCATGAACCGCGACGATGCCGGCAAGCTGTGCGGCGACGTCGATTTCGCGGGCGTGCGCGAGGTGGCCGGCTACATCACGCCGGTGCCGGGCGGCGTAGGCCCGATGACGATCACGATGCTGCTCGTCAACACGCTGGAAGCCGCCGAACGCGTCGCGGACGCCGCGCGGGCCTGA
- a CDS encoding peptidase domain-containing ABC transporter gives MSTRTPSRTSFGAIAGLHPIEPVYQGETSECGLACMVMLLKSLGRDATLADLRARHGAPLLGMSLADIADALAQHGIAADPVCFPRDALRELPLPAIVHVGGNHFVLAMRGGGNRMQVFDPAVGMHVMHATELASVASGYALVLDETVRPQPRTSESRRRAWPDVLGMAGGARLVALMLGAGLLAFLTPLFVGMTVDWMLDRENLDLYEKVAFAYLLALAGAFAFDRLTSRAMNRRCAGIGTHAMTHGFGQLLDNRLRYFSRRKPGDIVERLVAFGDAARDRTQLGNAIVCASAIAILTVAVMAWLQPALALVSVVGMIVTGLLTQRYVMQAQVIRVESEVSGAEQRQFLLESVQGITALKSANILHARGIAFTRLAQRVNASWRAGADLELRQRTAYAWIGGTELMITLGIAGRAIMAGELTFGGFYAFAFLRQMAIGAVGQVYGAWLAMRSNRVAEARAEDIFEHEKDPRTTGRSDAERVVPEVLAVRGVSMRHDGGNAVLDDVALEIRRGEKIAIIGSSGAGKTMLLTVLSGLERPGAGVLRIDGAETADWGALRAFCYYQTAFDTLFSGSVADNITMFAAAPDLGLCARTAENLGLATRLAGLPAGLATLISEATASLSAGERQRLLVARALYARLPVSIFDEPTANLDEVSAGLVMRAITSCEGAAVVVTHDRSLLPLFDAVYELRDGALHRIHRFAHQRAC, from the coding sequence ATGTCCACACGCACTCCCTCGCGCACGTCGTTTGGCGCCATCGCGGGCCTGCACCCGATCGAACCCGTTTATCAGGGCGAAACGTCCGAGTGCGGGCTGGCCTGCATGGTCATGCTGCTGAAATCGCTGGGGCGGGACGCGACCCTCGCGGACCTGCGCGCGCGCCATGGGGCGCCGCTGCTTGGCATGTCGCTCGCGGATATTGCCGACGCGCTGGCGCAGCACGGCATTGCGGCGGATCCGGTCTGCTTTCCGCGCGACGCGCTGCGGGAGCTGCCGCTGCCCGCGATCGTCCACGTGGGCGGCAATCATTTCGTGCTGGCGATGCGCGGCGGCGGCAATCGCATGCAGGTGTTCGACCCGGCCGTGGGCATGCATGTGATGCACGCCACGGAGCTTGCGAGTGTAGCGTCCGGTTACGCGCTGGTGCTGGACGAAACGGTCCGGCCGCAGCCGCGCACCTCCGAAAGCCGGCGCCGCGCGTGGCCCGACGTGCTTGGCATGGCGGGCGGGGCGCGGCTGGTCGCGCTGATGCTCGGTGCCGGACTGCTGGCGTTCCTGACGCCGCTGTTCGTGGGCATGACGGTCGACTGGATGCTCGACCGCGAGAACCTCGATCTCTACGAGAAGGTTGCGTTCGCATACCTGCTTGCGCTGGCCGGCGCGTTTGCATTCGACCGCCTGACGTCGCGGGCGATGAATCGCCGCTGCGCCGGTATCGGCACGCATGCCATGACCCACGGTTTTGGCCAGTTGCTCGACAATCGCCTGCGCTATTTCTCGCGGCGCAAGCCCGGCGATATCGTGGAGCGGCTCGTGGCCTTTGGCGATGCGGCGCGCGACCGGACGCAGCTTGGCAATGCGATCGTCTGCGCTTCGGCCATCGCCATCCTGACCGTTGCCGTCATGGCATGGCTGCAACCGGCACTCGCGCTCGTGAGCGTGGTGGGGATGATCGTGACCGGACTGCTGACGCAACGCTACGTGATGCAGGCGCAAGTCATTCGCGTGGAGTCGGAGGTCTCCGGCGCGGAACAACGCCAGTTCCTGCTGGAGAGCGTGCAGGGTATCACCGCGCTGAAGTCGGCCAATATCCTGCACGCGCGCGGCATCGCGTTCACGCGGCTGGCGCAGCGCGTGAACGCGTCGTGGCGCGCGGGGGCGGATCTCGAGCTTCGGCAGCGCACCGCGTATGCGTGGATCGGTGGCACGGAGCTCATGATCACACTAGGCATCGCGGGCCGGGCCATCATGGCTGGCGAGCTGACGTTCGGCGGCTTTTATGCGTTCGCCTTCCTGCGGCAAATGGCCATCGGTGCCGTGGGGCAGGTCTATGGCGCATGGCTGGCGATGCGCTCGAACCGCGTGGCCGAAGCGCGCGCGGAAGACATCTTCGAGCACGAGAAGGATCCGCGGACGACCGGCCGGAGCGACGCCGAGCGGGTCGTACCCGAGGTGCTGGCCGTGCGGGGCGTATCGATGCGTCACGATGGCGGCAATGCGGTCCTCGACGATGTGGCGCTGGAGATCCGGCGCGGCGAGAAGATCGCGATCATCGGTTCCTCCGGCGCGGGCAAGACCATGCTGCTGACCGTGCTGTCGGGGCTCGAGCGGCCGGGCGCCGGCGTGCTGCGCATCGACGGCGCGGAAACCGCGGACTGGGGCGCATTGCGCGCCTTTTGCTACTACCAGACCGCATTCGATACGCTGTTCAGCGGCTCGGTTGCCGACAACATCACGATGTTCGCCGCGGCACCGGACCTCGGCCTGTGCGCGCGCACTGCCGAAAACCTCGGGCTGGCCACGCGCCTCGCGGGTCTGCCCGCGGGCCTTGCGACGCTGATCAGCGAAGCCACCGCGTCGCTCTCCGCGGGGGAGCGGCAGCGGCTGCTGGTGGCGCGGGCGCTGTACGCGCGCCTGCCGGTCAGCATCTTCGACGAGCCGACGGCGAACCTCGACGAGGTCAGTGCCGGGCTGGTCATGCGGGCCATTACGTCCTGCGAGGGCGCGGCCGTCGTGGTCACGCACGATCGCAGCCTGCTGCCGCTGTTCGATGCGGTATATGAATTGCGCGACGGGGCGTTGCATCGCATCCACCGGTTTGCGCATCAGCGCGCGTGTTGA